In Chryseobacterium gotjawalense, the following are encoded in one genomic region:
- a CDS encoding SRPBCC family protein, translating to MKINLTKQSGIYTLTSEQILPLSLDKAWKFFTLPTNLDKITPKEMDFRITNNPPDKTYKGQIITYKIGVLPFIKSNWITEITHLEDHKFFVDEQRFGPYAMWHHEHHFEEVANGKVKMTDIINFKMPFGILGDFLAGKLVRNKVKFIFESRFKILEKTFAS from the coding sequence ATGAAAATTAATTTAACCAAACAATCAGGAATTTACACGTTGACTTCCGAACAAATTTTACCGCTTTCACTTGATAAAGCTTGGAAATTCTTTACATTGCCAACGAATTTAGATAAAATCACGCCGAAAGAAATGGATTTTAGGATCACCAATAATCCACCGGACAAAACGTACAAAGGTCAAATTATCACTTATAAAATCGGCGTTTTACCATTTATAAAATCGAACTGGATTACAGAAATCACGCATTTGGAAGATCATAAGTTTTTTGTGGATGAACAAAGATTCGGTCCCTATGCGATGTGGCATCACGAACATCATTTTGAAGAAGTAGCAAATGGAAAAGTGAAAATGACCGACATCATTAATTTCAAAATGCCCTTCGGAATTTTAGGAGATTTTCTGGCCGGAAAATTGGTGCGGAATAAAGTGAAATTCATCTTTGAAAGCCGTTTCAAAATTTTAGAAAAAACATTTGCATCATGA
- a CDS encoding SDR family oxidoreductase, which translates to MKIFLTGVTGYIGKRLLIQLLEEGHHVVCSVRDKNRFGLKLFKEKLNQIEVIENDFLDVNSLNTIPQDIEAAYYLIHSMSSSEGDFQEKEKISAENFRHALEKTSVKQVIFLTGIINEQKLSKHLQSRKNVEEALKSSVYSLTSLRAGIIVGSGSASFEIIRDLVEKLPVMITPKWLNTKCQPIAIRNVMQFLVGVLGKEFTYNQNYDIAGTDILTYKEMLLQYAEIRGLKRHIFIVPVMTPKLSSYWLYFVTSTSYFLAKNLVDSMKIDVVAQQNTLAEQLNIHLFSYQEAIRQAFDKIKQNDVLSSWFDSFSNQFHSRQVWQYLEVPDEGCFKDVREIKVDDEAATLERIFSIGGKTGWYYADFLWRIRGFLDKLFGGVGLRRGRRNVNHLEAGDSVDFWRVLYADRDKKRLLLFAEMKLPGEAWLEFKIKNGILHQEATFRPLGLSGRLYWYSVLPFHGLIFNGMLKKLAGK; encoded by the coding sequence ATGAAAATTTTTCTTACAGGCGTTACCGGTTATATTGGCAAAAGACTTCTGATTCAGTTGCTGGAAGAAGGTCATCATGTGGTATGTTCTGTAAGGGATAAAAATCGTTTCGGGCTTAAATTATTTAAAGAAAAACTCAATCAAATTGAAGTTATTGAGAATGATTTTTTAGACGTAAATTCTTTAAATACGATTCCGCAAGATATAGAAGCAGCTTATTATTTAATTCATTCGATGTCTTCCAGCGAAGGAGATTTTCAGGAAAAGGAAAAAATTTCCGCAGAGAATTTTCGCCATGCTTTAGAAAAAACTTCGGTAAAACAGGTGATTTTTCTGACAGGAATTATTAATGAACAAAAACTTTCCAAACATCTTCAATCCAGGAAAAATGTAGAAGAAGCACTGAAAAGTTCTGTTTACAGCTTAACCAGTCTTCGGGCCGGGATTATCGTGGGTTCGGGAAGTGCGTCTTTTGAAATCATTAGAGATCTGGTTGAAAAATTACCGGTCATGATTACGCCGAAATGGCTCAATACCAAATGTCAGCCGATCGCGATAAGAAATGTGATGCAGTTTTTGGTAGGCGTTTTGGGAAAAGAATTTACCTATAATCAAAATTACGATATCGCCGGGACCGACATTCTCACTTACAAAGAAATGCTTTTGCAGTACGCAGAAATCCGGGGTTTGAAACGTCATATTTTCATCGTTCCGGTGATGACGCCGAAACTGTCTTCTTACTGGCTGTATTTTGTGACTTCTACCAGTTATTTCCTGGCAAAAAACTTAGTTGATTCGATGAAAATCGATGTGGTCGCCCAGCAAAATACTTTGGCAGAGCAGTTAAACATTCACCTTTTTTCTTATCAGGAAGCGATTCGTCAGGCATTTGATAAAATCAAGCAGAATGATGTTTTGTCGAGTTGGTTTGATTCCTTCAGCAATCAGTTTCACAGCCGCCAAGTCTGGCAATATTTAGAAGTTCCAGACGAAGGTTGTTTTAAAGATGTCCGGGAAATAAAAGTGGATGATGAAGCAGCAACTTTAGAACGGATTTTCAGTATCGGGGGAAAAACCGGTTGGTATTATGCAGATTTCCTTTGGCGGATCCGTGGATTTTTAGATAAACTTTTTGGCGGTGTTGGTTTAAGACGGGGCCGCAGAAATGTTAATCATTTAGAAGCCGGGGATTCTGTAGATTTTTGGCGGGTTTTGTACGCTGACAGAGATAAAAAACGGCTTTTGCTTTTTGCCGAAATGAAACTTCCGGGGGAAGCCTGGCTGGAATTTAAAATCAAAAATGGCATCCTACATCAGGAAGCTACTTTTCGTCCGCTTGGTTTATCGGGAAGACTGTATTGGTATTCTGTCCTGCCTTTTCACGGTTTGATCTTTAATGGAATGCTGAAAAAATTAGCAGGGAAATAA